CTACTATCAAACAAGGTTTTGCGCCATTAAGAAACAGATCGCCCACGGACCTTACACTCCCACTAGCCCCTTCTTCCTTATCTCCTGCCTGCTCAAACaccacaaaattaaaaatttaattcaatGTGGAGCCTGCCTGTTTAGTTTTTCGACAGTAATATCAAAGGTGTTTGGATCACTGGTACCTTCTCTGTCAGATATTTGAAGACCGTCTTCTTTTCCCCTGCTTCGTATATATTGCACTGAGATAGAATCTGAAGTGAAGAGAACAAGAGGTGGCCATCAAGTTCAACAAAGGGCACACATTTGCCTTGTAAGATTTATCAGACCTGTGACTCTACACTGGCACAGACAGCGTATATGCCCCAATTTCTTGTGTAATTGTTGTACAGGTGAACCTTGCCGAATCGAACACGAGGATGCCGCTGCCGCGTTCCGTCAAAGAAGCAGTGATGGATCGTCACGCCGATGCACCTGTCGGCGATGTTGCAGCTGTTTCCCCCAATTAGAATCGTTTTGTTGTGCTCTGAGAAGTGGCATCTGCCATTGAGAAATAAGAGCTATCAACTTTAAGGTGCCGGTAAATTGCCGAGGGGAAGTACCTTGAAATGGTTATGTCTGTGCTTTCGCAAGTAATGTCGATGAGTCCATCAGTGTAATCGCGAAAACTGCAACGGTCGATCCAGATGTGCCTTGACTCGGGCTTGATCTGAATGGCATCGACATCGTGCCCCCTTCCACCTTCAAATTCCAAATTGCAAACGATGACATGCTCACAGGCTTTCAACTGCAGCCCCTTCCCTGTCACCTTAACCTTCTGACCCCTTCCGTCGATGGTTTTGTAGGATGATACTCTCAAGAAGGAAGACAGGTGAATAGTTCCCGATACCTCAAAAACGATCCACAGAGGCTTATGGGAACGGCATCCTTCTCGAAGTGAACCGCAACCATCATCTGCATGGAATTAGCCGGCAGAAGATGAGGAATTAAGTGTTACTTATTCGAAATGATCGATGAAAATTACTGTGAAAATTGATCATAAAAGAGTAGAAAACCAAAAGGTGGGATGTGCAAGACATACCTTCCAAGCTGGTGACAAGATAAAGGTCTCCATTTAGTCCTCCTATGGCAAACCGGCCAAAGCCCTCGGCTCGACCGGCAAGGGCGCGGAGGCTGTCATCAGCCTCGGCGTACGGCAGGGTTGGTGTTCCCTGAGCAATGCGTGGTTGGCAGATCAGGACGTCCATGGCGTAGATGAATTGAAAGGAAGAAGGCCCGGCGGGAGTGCAATTCGTACACCAAAATCATCCAATAAGAGTAGTTTACACGGTAGAGGAAATGATGTAAATATAGATTTGAGAACTGTCGCCGTTGAAGAGTAACCGCATGGCGTTCAGTATCCCATAATTCGGATGTTACGCGCTCTCTTATAATAACCCGAGAGAGTTTCTAATTAGAGAGGGTTTAACGGCCTGGTGGCCAACGATTTTCTTTTTAATTGTTTGTCTTTTAAGAGATTAGAATTTTTGAGTGAGCAGTAGACCTTTTCCTTTTATATCTATTAAACTTTGCGATATCAATATGATGCACGAACATTGATGTCTCATATACGGAGGTTTGCATGAACTTCACAAATTACTTACATGACATTGCTAGCTGGGCTGAAATCCAC
The genomic region above belongs to Zingiber officinale cultivar Zhangliang chromosome 11A, Zo_v1.1, whole genome shotgun sequence and contains:
- the LOC122032763 gene encoding probable pectate lyase 4 isoform X2, which produces MDVLICQPRIAQGTPTLPYAEADDSLRALAGRAEGFGRFAIGGLNGDLYLVTSLEDDGCGSLREGCRSHKPLWIVFEVSGTIHLSSFLRVSSYKTIDGRGQKVKVTGKGLQLKACEHVIVCNLEFEGGRGHDVDAIQIKPESRHIWIDRCSFRDYTDGLIDITCESTDITISRCHFSEHNKTILIGGNSCNIADRCIGVTIHHCFFDGTRQRHPRVRFGKVHLYNNYTRNWGIYAVCASVESQILSQCNIYEAGEKKTVFKYLTEKAGDKEEGASGSVRSVGDLFLNGAKPCLIVVDDGADNVFEAHECYEAWTMEAASDCLKEVVQICAGWQPLPRPQDSLISAKTSCCWQKDTASSLS